ATGCCTTAGTGGGCGCTGGAGGAGCTGTCTGCAGGATGTAGTCCTCAGCCGCTCCCGGCACACTGTATTCATACGGGCCATGATGGACGACCGGCGTCTGCGGTCCGAAGTTGTCATGCGGCGGCGGGGAAGGGATCGTCCATTCGAGCGTCGTCGCTCGCCAAGGGTTCACTTCAGCCTTCTTGCCCTTCCAGATGGACCAGAAGAAGTTGAAGAAGAAGAGCAGCTGCGCGCCCGCCGTGATCAAGGCCGCGATCGTGATGAAGACGTGAAGGGGTTGCAAAGGCGCAAGGAAATCAAAGCCCGCCGTCTCCGCATATCGGCGCGGATGTCCGGCAATCCCCATGACGTGCATGGGGATGAAGATGGCGTAGATGCCGATGAAGGTGAGCCAGAAGTGCAATTTCCCCAGCGTCTCGTTCATCATGCGCCCGAACATCTTCGGGAACCAATAGTAGGTTCCCGCGAAGATGCCGAAGATCGCCGCAACGCCCATGATAAGGTGGAAGTGGGCAACGACGAAGTACGTGTCATGCATCGGGATGTCGAGAGACGTCTGCCCCAAGATGATGCCCGAGAGGCCTCCGGTGACGAAGATCGAGACGAAGCCCAGAGCGAAGAGCATGGGGACGGTGAAACGAATTTGCGCTTTGTAGAGCGTCGCCAACCAGTTGAAGGTCTTGATGGCCGAGGGCACCCCGATCGAGAGCGTCAGAAGCGAAAAGGCGATCGCCGAATACGGGCTCATCCCACTCACGAACATGTGATGACCCCAGACCAGAAAGCCGAGCAGGCCGATGGCGAAGATCGCCGCGACCATCGCGCGGTAGCCGAAGATTGGTTTGCGCGCAAAGGTCGAGAGGACATGCGACGTGATCCCCATGCCCGGAAGGATAGCGATGTAAACCTCGGGATGGCCGAAGAACCAAAAGAGATGCTGCCACAGCAACGGCGAGCCGCCTTTGTGCGGGAGGATCTTGTCGCTGACGATGAGTCCACCGGGGACGAAGAAACTCGTTCCCCCCACGCGGTCCAGAAGCAGCAGGATGCCGCCAGCCAGCAATACGGGAAAGGCCAAAAGGGCGAGCACGGCCGTCGTGAACCACGCCCAAACGGTCAAAGGAAGGCGCGTCATTGACATGCCCTTTGTGCGAAGATTGAGGGTCGTCGTGATGAAGTTCAGGGCGCCTAGCAGAGAGGCGATGCAGAAGAGGGCGATGCTGAGAATCCACAAGTTTTGTCCCATGCCGAGTCCGGGGCCGGCGATTTCCCCCACAGCGCTCAAGGGAGCATACGCCGTCCATCCAGAGATCGGCGCCCCGCCCGAGACGAAGAACGCCGCCATGAGCACGAGGAATCCGGCCAATGTCACCCAAAACGAGAGCATATTCAAAACGGGGAACGCCATGTCATGCGCCCCGACCTGAATCGGCAAGAAGTAATTCCCGAATCCTCCAAGCGGGGCCGTCGTCAGCACGAAGAAGATCATGATCGTCCCGTGCATGGTCACGAGCGAGAGATAGAACTCGGGACTGATCGTCCCTCCCGCCATCGCATTCGGGAAGAGCTTCGCCAGAAGCGGCCATCGCTCCGTCGGCCACGCCAATCGCAGGCGCATGTAGAGCGACAGAACGATCCCAATCGCGACGGCCACCATGGCCAGGAAGAGGTACTGCAGCCCGATCACCTTGTGATCGGTGCTGAAGATGTAGCGTCGGATGAAACTCTTCGGCGCCGCATGTGTAGCAACGGCCTGCGTCATCGCCCTCCCTCCTCAGGGTTTTCAAATTTCCCTTTGCGCCATACGCCGACAGGCGCGATGATGGCATGCCCCTCCGGCCGTCCTGCCGCCTGGTCCATGGGTCATAGATTCGTTCGCTGCTGCAGCCATTTCTGGAATTCCGGTTCGGGAAGGACCAAGAGAAAACCCCGCATCCGATGATGGGTGAGTCCACACAGCTCCGCGCACGCGATCTCGAACTGTCCCGTCTTCACCGCCTTGAAGTGAATGTTAATAGCCAATCCGGGAACAGCGTCTTGCTTCATCCGCAAAGGAGGAACCCAAAAGCTGTGAATCACGTCCTTCGAGCGCAAGATGACATGGATGTCCCGATTGACGGGGATGGCCATCTGATTCACCGTCACGATATCGTCCTGAGCCGCGGGATCCGTGAAGTCTAAGCCCACGGGATTATCCACATCATTGATCAACTCCGTTCGCGTCCGACCGAATTTTCCATCTGGGCCCGGGTATCGGATA
This portion of the Blastocatellia bacterium genome encodes:
- the coxB gene encoding cytochrome c oxidase subunit II, which gives rise to MGLALALVIGLITLGTVILFVGRFWWFPEAISEHGPSIDRQFMLTLTIIGIAFVLAQAALAFFIVRYRRRGEQRASYWHESPRLEVLWTTITAAVFITLAILGQRVWAQLHLNAPPPGALQVEVTAQQFVWNIRYPGPDGKFGRTRTELINDVDNPVGLDFTDPAAQDDIVTVNQMAIPVNRDIHVILRSKDVIHSFWVPPLRMKQDAVPGLAINIHFKAVKTGQFEIACAELCGLTHHRMRGFLLVLPEPEFQKWLQQRTNL
- a CDS encoding cbb3-type cytochrome c oxidase subunit I, with amino-acid sequence MTQAVATHAAPKSFIRRYIFSTDHKVIGLQYLFLAMVAVAIGIVLSLYMRLRLAWPTERWPLLAKLFPNAMAGGTISPEFYLSLVTMHGTIMIFFVLTTAPLGGFGNYFLPIQVGAHDMAFPVLNMLSFWVTLAGFLVLMAAFFVSGGAPISGWTAYAPLSAVGEIAGPGLGMGQNLWILSIALFCIASLLGALNFITTTLNLRTKGMSMTRLPLTVWAWFTTAVLALLAFPVLLAGGILLLLDRVGGTSFFVPGGLIVSDKILPHKGGSPLLWQHLFWFFGHPEVYIAILPGMGITSHVLSTFARKPIFGYRAMVAAIFAIGLLGFLVWGHHMFVSGMSPYSAIAFSLLTLSIGVPSAIKTFNWLATLYKAQIRFTVPMLFALGFVSIFVTGGLSGIILGQTSLDIPMHDTYFVVAHFHLIMGVAAIFGIFAGTYYWFPKMFGRMMNETLGKLHFWLTFIGIYAIFIPMHVMGIAGHPRRYAETAGFDFLAPLQPLHVFITIAALITAGAQLLFFFNFFWSIWKGKKAEVNPWRATTLEWTIPSPPPHDNFGPQTPVVHHGPYEYSVPGAAEDYILQTAPPAPTKA